One window from the genome of Diospyros lotus cultivar Yz01 chromosome 11, ASM1463336v1, whole genome shotgun sequence encodes:
- the LOC127813784 gene encoding uncharacterized protein LOC127813784 isoform X1, with translation MELAKLCPCGFWIFYMGFSETERASREPNMGKRGSNKKATNPPAFASLTLREESRGKRQTSVNPKLMLKLEHVQNLAVWAASKASIPSLAALFGHQLATLREATGSAPDPSLFSCRRCGSILQPGYNCTVRIEKNTSKARHRRKRPIVPTQNNVVNRCHFCSYPNMLRGTPRRHMKEICPPKPKAKPSLKQEPPRSAVLKPVNSEGVGMGNLEIEKMDDIASPAMTNDDHIMISSTTPLIKMHATLLDSKRRKRNRSGSKKVAESESNPDMADAEQSVSTSSKRKRKSWTSLKEIAEDNGRDSSRNLAHLRVPFFL, from the exons ATGGAGTTAGCTAAATTGTGCCCTTGTggtttttggattttttatatGGGTTTTAGCGAAACCGAAAGAGCAAGCAGAGAGCCAAACATGGGGAAGAGAGGATCGAACAAGAAAGCTACCAATCCACCTGCTTTTGCTTCACTCACACTAAGAGAAGAATCTAGGGGGAAGAGGCAAACCAGCGTTAATCCCAAGTTGATGTTGAAACTCGAGCATGTTCAGAACCTTGCTGTCTGGGCCGCCAGCAAAGCTTCAATCCCTTCGTTGGCTGCCCTTTTTGGCCATCAGCTGGCCACTCTTCGTGAAGCCACCGGATCAGCCCCTGATCCATCACTCTTCTCTTGCCGGAG ATGTGGGTCTATTCTTCAGCCTGGTTATAATTGCACGGTTCGAATTGAAAAGAATACAAGCAAGGCCAGACACAGGCGTAAAAGACCAATTGTTCCCACCCAGAATAATGTTGTTAACAGATGCCATTTCTGCTCATATCCAAACATGCTGAGAGGCACTCCTCGACGCCATATGAAAGAGATATGTCCTCCTAAACCAAAGGCAAAACCATCCTTGAAACAGGAACCTCCACGGTCTGCTGTTCTGAAACCTGTCAATTCAGAGGGTGTTGGAATGGGCAATCTTGAGATTGAAAAGATGGATGATATTGCTTCTCCAGCAATGACCAATGATGATCATATTATGATTAGTTCGACAACCCCGCTGATCAAAATGCATGCAACTCTTTTAGATtcgaagagaagaaagagaaatagatCAGGCTCCAAGAAAGTTGCTGAATCTGAATCTAATCCTGATATGGCAGATGCAGAACAATCTGTTAGCACATCCAGTAAGCGGAAAAGAAAATCCTGGACCAGCCTGAAGGAAATTGCTGAGGATAACGGGCGTGATAGTAGCAGAAACCTTGCACATTTAAGAGTCCCATTTTTCTTGTAG
- the LOC127813784 gene encoding uncharacterized protein LOC127813784 isoform X2, with protein MGKRGSNKKATNPPAFASLTLREESRGKRQTSVNPKLMLKLEHVQNLAVWAASKASIPSLAALFGHQLATLREATGSAPDPSLFSCRRCGSILQPGYNCTVRIEKNTSKARHRRKRPIVPTQNNVVNRCHFCSYPNMLRGTPRRHMKEICPPKPKAKPSLKQEPPRSAVLKPVNSEGVGMGNLEIEKMDDIASPAMTNDDHIMISSTTPLIKMHATLLDSKRRKRNRSGSKKVAESESNPDMADAEQSVSTSSKRKRKSWTSLKEIAEDNGRDSSRNLAHLRVPFFL; from the exons ATGGGGAAGAGAGGATCGAACAAGAAAGCTACCAATCCACCTGCTTTTGCTTCACTCACACTAAGAGAAGAATCTAGGGGGAAGAGGCAAACCAGCGTTAATCCCAAGTTGATGTTGAAACTCGAGCATGTTCAGAACCTTGCTGTCTGGGCCGCCAGCAAAGCTTCAATCCCTTCGTTGGCTGCCCTTTTTGGCCATCAGCTGGCCACTCTTCGTGAAGCCACCGGATCAGCCCCTGATCCATCACTCTTCTCTTGCCGGAG ATGTGGGTCTATTCTTCAGCCTGGTTATAATTGCACGGTTCGAATTGAAAAGAATACAAGCAAGGCCAGACACAGGCGTAAAAGACCAATTGTTCCCACCCAGAATAATGTTGTTAACAGATGCCATTTCTGCTCATATCCAAACATGCTGAGAGGCACTCCTCGACGCCATATGAAAGAGATATGTCCTCCTAAACCAAAGGCAAAACCATCCTTGAAACAGGAACCTCCACGGTCTGCTGTTCTGAAACCTGTCAATTCAGAGGGTGTTGGAATGGGCAATCTTGAGATTGAAAAGATGGATGATATTGCTTCTCCAGCAATGACCAATGATGATCATATTATGATTAGTTCGACAACCCCGCTGATCAAAATGCATGCAACTCTTTTAGATtcgaagagaagaaagagaaatagatCAGGCTCCAAGAAAGTTGCTGAATCTGAATCTAATCCTGATATGGCAGATGCAGAACAATCTGTTAGCACATCCAGTAAGCGGAAAAGAAAATCCTGGACCAGCCTGAAGGAAATTGCTGAGGATAACGGGCGTGATAGTAGCAGAAACCTTGCACATTTAAGAGTCCCATTTTTCTTGTAG
- the LOC127813430 gene encoding uncharacterized protein LOC127813430, which translates to MSTWSYGHPLLIIQFTTIGFIVHDVPAESVMHKCVVHFIPLNKQIPNRKQHPGFIVQKVYDTEQRRLFKLTDKDYEDTKQCELDELVQKTLARLGDLPDIETEDNHTDQEDQLKNKRLLWRKNMSPLDVSRDDEAMTKSGQPLKAETPGSVTSNTSEYYTILSNFKALTGETQRDKWLERLLQGIQFICTPMDSGQSDAKEDLHNSSSKGANGAQEKSGDTTFVWPDSAVPAVTALEKASHAALSTDFQKYNQKMRQLVFNLKNNALLARRLLNGELEPSQIMNLSPTELKVEVDVHKFGGEEGDDEEEKVDRGREGEDKDETNKIDEDEKEEEEENKEEAITEMLTLTLELLKKMDREINQKFTRLDKEMSQMVL; encoded by the exons ATGTCAACTTGGAGTTATGGTCACCCTCTTCTTATTATTCAATTTACAACAATTGGGTTTATTGTGCATGATGTTCCTGCAGAATCTGTGATGCACAAGTGCGTAGTGCACTTTATCCCTCTAAACAAGCAGATTCCAAATCGCAAACAGCATCCTGGTTTTATTGTGCAGAAAGTGTATGACACTGAACAAAGGAGATTGTTTAAGCTAACTGATAAGGACTATGAAGATACCAAACAGTGTGAACTTGATGAACTTGTTCAGAAAACTTTAGCACGGCTTGGTGATCTCCCTGACATTGAGACAGAAGATAACCATACTGATCAGGAAGATCAGTTGAAGAATAAGAGATTGCTCTGGAGAAAAAACATGTCACCTCTTGATGTCTCAAGGGATGATGAGGCGATGACAAAGTCGGGTCAACCCCTAAAAGCTGAAACACCTGGGAGTGTTACAAGTAATACTTCCGAATACTACACAATTCTCTCTAACTTTAAGGCCCTAACAGGTGAAACACAGCGCGACAAATGGTTAGAAAGGCTTCTTCAAGGAATTCAATTCATATGCACTCCCATGGACAGCGGGCAGAGTGATGCTAAAGAGGACTTACATAACAGTAGCTCAAAAGGTGCAAATGGAGCTCAAGAGAAAAGT GGTGACACTACTTTCGTCTGGCCAGATTCTGCTGTTCCTGCTGTAACTGCTCTTGAGAAAGCCTCACATGCTGCCCTTTCTACAGATTTTCAGAAATATAACCAAAAGATGAGGCAGTTGGTATTCAATCTTAAG AATAATGCATTACTGGCCAGACGTCTATTGAATGGAGAGTTGGAGCCTTCACAAATTATGAACTTGTCTCCAACTGAGTTAAAAG TTGAAGTTGATGTCCACAAATTTGGGGGCGAAGAGGGTGACGATGAAGAGGAGAAGGTGGATAGAGGTAGGGAGGGTGAGGATAAGGATGAGACAAATAAGATAGATGAGGATgagaaagaggaggaggaagagaataagGAAGAGGCT ATAACTGAAATGCTAACTCTAACGTTGGAGCTGTTGAAAAAGATGGACAGAGAAATCAATCAGAAATTTACACGGTTAGATAAGGAAATGAGTCAGATGGTTTTATGA
- the LOC127813127 gene encoding uncharacterized protein LOC127813127 isoform X2 — protein sequence MGNRRFALVATSDDEDDAPPPLRDKEEEQQQQPTSQRKRKKMKLPDEEEREEEEEGEERAKRRNRTREEEQSRNGGGGEDEEAQEDAKPVGEVRKISGKRKTRLTHYSAFEYDGVRYELEDSVLLVPEAPNQKPYVAIIKDITQNIEGNMMVTGQWFYRPEEAQKRGGGNWQSRDTRELFYSFHHDDVPAESVMHKCVVHFIPLNKQIPNRKQHPGFIVQKVYDTEQRRLFKLTDKDYEDTKQGELDELVQKTLARLGDIPDIETEDNHTDQEDQVKNKRLLRRKNMSPLDVSRDDEVMTKSGQPLKAETPGSVTSNTSEYYTILSNFKALTGETQRDKWLERLLQGIQFICTPMDRGQSDAKEDLHNSSSKGANGAQEKSGDTTFVWPDSAVPAVTALEKASHDALSTDFQKYNQKMRQLVFNLKNNALLARRLLNGELEPSKIMNMSPTELKEGLTAEEIASKEPEESKRMQMTDARCKRCTEKKVGVTDIIQAGHGDRYQLECIACGNTWYASRDDASTLTIDEPSSAKSVGTAPLATAKFEDVEKKLVSPREPERAAAAANAFKKTTEAYMPVLDSLKSLNKSRTDDNSAATKDAE from the exons ATGGGAAACAGGCGGTTCGCATTGGTGGCGACAAGCGACGACGAGGACGATGCGCCGCCGCCGTTGAGGGACAAGGAGgaggagcagcagcagcagccgaCGAGtcagaggaagaggaagaaaatgaagcttCCTGATGAAGAGGAgcgggaagaggaagaagaaggggaagagagaGCCAAAAGGAGGAACAGGACAAGAGAAGAAGAGCAGTCTAGAaatggcggcggcggcgaggaCGAGGAGGCGCAGGAGGATGCCAAGCCTGTTGGCGAAGTCCGTAAGATTTCCGGCAAGCGCAAGACGAGATTGACGCATTACAGTGCCTTTGAGTACGACGGAGTTCGGTATGAGTTG GAGGATTCCGTGCTTTTAGTTCCTGAGGCACCAAATCAAAAACCATATGTGGCAATAATTAAG GATATAACTCAGAACATAGAGGGGAACATGATGGTAACTGGACAGTGGTTTTATCGTCCTGAGGAGGCTCAAAAAAGAGGAGGTGGAAATTGGCAATCTCGTGATACCAGGGAATTGTTCTATAGTTTCCACCACGATGATGTTCCTGCAGAATCTGTGATGCACAAGTGCGTAGTGCACTTTATCCCTCTAAACAAGCAGATTCCAAATCGCAAACAGCATCCTGGTTTTATTGTGCAGAAGGTGTATGACACTGAACAAAGGAGATTGTTTAAGCTAACTGATAAGGACTATGAAGATACCAAACAGGGTGAACTTGATGAGCTTGTTCAGAAAACTTTAGCACGGCTTGGTGATATCCCTGACATTGAGACAGAAGATAACCATACTGATCAGGAAGATCAGGTGAAGAATAAGAGATTGCTTCGGAGGAAAAACATGTCACCTCTTGACGTCTCTAGGGACGATGAGGTGATGACAAAGTCGGGTCAACCCCTAAAAGCTGAAACACCTGGGAGTGTTACAAGTAATACTTCCGAATACTACACAATTCTCTCTAACTTTAAGGCCCTAACAGGTGAAACGCAGCGCGACAAATGGTTAGAAAGGCTTCTTCAAGGAATTCAATTCATATGCACTCCCATGGACAGGGGGCAGAGTGATGCTAAAGAGGACTTACATAACAGTAGCTCAAAAGGTGCAAATGGAGCTCAAGAGAAAAGT GGTGACACTACTTTTGTCTGGCCTGATTCTGCTGTTCCTGCTGTAACTGCTCTTGAGAAAGCCTCACATGATGCCCTTTCTACAGATTTTCAGAAGTATAACCAAAAGATGAGGCAGTTGGTATTCAATCTTAAG AATAATGCATTACTGGCGAGACGTCTATTGAATGGAGAGTTGGAGCCTTCCAAAATTATGAACATGTCTCCAACTGAGTTAAAG GAGGGTTTAACAGCAGAGGAGATAGCAAGCAAGGAGCCTGAAGAGTCTAAGCGCATGCAG ATGACTGATGCTCGCTGCAAAAGATGCACAGAGAAAAAAGTGGGTGTAACAGACATCATCCAAGCTGGACATGGAGATCGATATCAG TTGGAGTGTATTGCTTGCGGGAATACATGGTATGCCTCTAGAGATGACGCGTCTACACTGACAATAGATGAGCCGAGCTCTGCAAAAAGTGTAGGCACCGCACCATTGGCCACCGCTAAGTTTGAAGACGTCGAGAAGAAGTTGGTGAGTCCGAGAGAACCCGAAagggcagcagcagcagccaatGCCTTCAAAAAGACAACCGAAGCGTACATGCCAGTCTTGGATTCCCTTAAATCACTCAACAAGTCCCGTACCGATGACAATTCGGCAGCAACCAAGGATGCAGAGTAG
- the LOC127813127 gene encoding uncharacterized protein LOC127813127 isoform X1 — translation MGNRRFALVATSDDEDDAPPPLRDKEEEQQQQPTSQRKRKKMKLPDEEEREEEEEGEERAKRRNRTREEEQSRNGGGGEDEEAQEDAKPVGEVRKISGKRKTRLTHYSAFEYDGVRYELEDSVLLVPEAPNQKPYVAIIKGQILSFPCLMKEYLYCFQDITQNIEGNMMVTGQWFYRPEEAQKRGGGNWQSRDTRELFYSFHHDDVPAESVMHKCVVHFIPLNKQIPNRKQHPGFIVQKVYDTEQRRLFKLTDKDYEDTKQGELDELVQKTLARLGDIPDIETEDNHTDQEDQVKNKRLLRRKNMSPLDVSRDDEVMTKSGQPLKAETPGSVTSNTSEYYTILSNFKALTGETQRDKWLERLLQGIQFICTPMDRGQSDAKEDLHNSSSKGANGAQEKSGDTTFVWPDSAVPAVTALEKASHDALSTDFQKYNQKMRQLVFNLKNNALLARRLLNGELEPSKIMNMSPTELKEGLTAEEIASKEPEESKRMQMTDARCKRCTEKKVGVTDIIQAGHGDRYQLECIACGNTWYASRDDASTLTIDEPSSAKSVGTAPLATAKFEDVEKKLVSPREPERAAAAANAFKKTTEAYMPVLDSLKSLNKSRTDDNSAATKDAE, via the exons ATGGGAAACAGGCGGTTCGCATTGGTGGCGACAAGCGACGACGAGGACGATGCGCCGCCGCCGTTGAGGGACAAGGAGgaggagcagcagcagcagccgaCGAGtcagaggaagaggaagaaaatgaagcttCCTGATGAAGAGGAgcgggaagaggaagaagaaggggaagagagaGCCAAAAGGAGGAACAGGACAAGAGAAGAAGAGCAGTCTAGAaatggcggcggcggcgaggaCGAGGAGGCGCAGGAGGATGCCAAGCCTGTTGGCGAAGTCCGTAAGATTTCCGGCAAGCGCAAGACGAGATTGACGCATTACAGTGCCTTTGAGTACGACGGAGTTCGGTATGAGTTG GAGGATTCCGTGCTTTTAGTTCCTGAGGCACCAAATCAAAAACCATATGTGGCAATAATTAAG GGTCAGATTCTTTCATTTCCATGTTTGATGAAGGAATACTTGTATTGCTTTCAGGATATAACTCAGAACATAGAGGGGAACATGATGGTAACTGGACAGTGGTTTTATCGTCCTGAGGAGGCTCAAAAAAGAGGAGGTGGAAATTGGCAATCTCGTGATACCAGGGAATTGTTCTATAGTTTCCACCACGATGATGTTCCTGCAGAATCTGTGATGCACAAGTGCGTAGTGCACTTTATCCCTCTAAACAAGCAGATTCCAAATCGCAAACAGCATCCTGGTTTTATTGTGCAGAAGGTGTATGACACTGAACAAAGGAGATTGTTTAAGCTAACTGATAAGGACTATGAAGATACCAAACAGGGTGAACTTGATGAGCTTGTTCAGAAAACTTTAGCACGGCTTGGTGATATCCCTGACATTGAGACAGAAGATAACCATACTGATCAGGAAGATCAGGTGAAGAATAAGAGATTGCTTCGGAGGAAAAACATGTCACCTCTTGACGTCTCTAGGGACGATGAGGTGATGACAAAGTCGGGTCAACCCCTAAAAGCTGAAACACCTGGGAGTGTTACAAGTAATACTTCCGAATACTACACAATTCTCTCTAACTTTAAGGCCCTAACAGGTGAAACGCAGCGCGACAAATGGTTAGAAAGGCTTCTTCAAGGAATTCAATTCATATGCACTCCCATGGACAGGGGGCAGAGTGATGCTAAAGAGGACTTACATAACAGTAGCTCAAAAGGTGCAAATGGAGCTCAAGAGAAAAGT GGTGACACTACTTTTGTCTGGCCTGATTCTGCTGTTCCTGCTGTAACTGCTCTTGAGAAAGCCTCACATGATGCCCTTTCTACAGATTTTCAGAAGTATAACCAAAAGATGAGGCAGTTGGTATTCAATCTTAAG AATAATGCATTACTGGCGAGACGTCTATTGAATGGAGAGTTGGAGCCTTCCAAAATTATGAACATGTCTCCAACTGAGTTAAAG GAGGGTTTAACAGCAGAGGAGATAGCAAGCAAGGAGCCTGAAGAGTCTAAGCGCATGCAG ATGACTGATGCTCGCTGCAAAAGATGCACAGAGAAAAAAGTGGGTGTAACAGACATCATCCAAGCTGGACATGGAGATCGATATCAG TTGGAGTGTATTGCTTGCGGGAATACATGGTATGCCTCTAGAGATGACGCGTCTACACTGACAATAGATGAGCCGAGCTCTGCAAAAAGTGTAGGCACCGCACCATTGGCCACCGCTAAGTTTGAAGACGTCGAGAAGAAGTTGGTGAGTCCGAGAGAACCCGAAagggcagcagcagcagccaatGCCTTCAAAAAGACAACCGAAGCGTACATGCCAGTCTTGGATTCCCTTAAATCACTCAACAAGTCCCGTACCGATGACAATTCGGCAGCAACCAAGGATGCAGAGTAG
- the LOC127813127 gene encoding uncharacterized protein LOC127813127 isoform X4 has translation MGNRRFALVATSDDEDDAPPPLRDKEEEQQQQPTSQRKRKKMKLPDEEEREEEEEGEERAKRRNRTREEEQSRNGGGGEDEEAQEDAKPVGEVRKISGKRKTRLTHYSAFEYDGVRYELEDSVLLVPEAPNQKPYVAIIKGQILSFPCLMKEYLYCFQDITQNIEGNMMVTGQWFYRPEEAQKRGGGNWQSRDTRELFYSFHHDDVPAESVMHKCVVHFIPLNKQIPNRKQHPGFIVQKVYDTEQRRLFKLTDKDYEDTKQGELDELVQKTLARLGDIPDIETEDNHTDQEDQVKNKRLLRRKNMSPLDVSRDDEVMTKSGQPLKAETPGSVTSNTSEYYTILSNFKALTGETQRDKWLERLLQGIQFICTPMDRGQSDAKEDLHNSSSKGANGAQEKSGDTTFVWPDSAVPAVTALEKASHDALSTDFQKYNQKMRQLVFNLKNNALLARRLLNGELEPSKIMNMSPTELKEGLTAEEIASKEPEESKRMQMTDARCKRCTEKKVGVTDIIQAGHGDRYQFSWFCDYSWSVLLAGIHGMPLEMTRLH, from the exons ATGGGAAACAGGCGGTTCGCATTGGTGGCGACAAGCGACGACGAGGACGATGCGCCGCCGCCGTTGAGGGACAAGGAGgaggagcagcagcagcagccgaCGAGtcagaggaagaggaagaaaatgaagcttCCTGATGAAGAGGAgcgggaagaggaagaagaaggggaagagagaGCCAAAAGGAGGAACAGGACAAGAGAAGAAGAGCAGTCTAGAaatggcggcggcggcgaggaCGAGGAGGCGCAGGAGGATGCCAAGCCTGTTGGCGAAGTCCGTAAGATTTCCGGCAAGCGCAAGACGAGATTGACGCATTACAGTGCCTTTGAGTACGACGGAGTTCGGTATGAGTTG GAGGATTCCGTGCTTTTAGTTCCTGAGGCACCAAATCAAAAACCATATGTGGCAATAATTAAG GGTCAGATTCTTTCATTTCCATGTTTGATGAAGGAATACTTGTATTGCTTTCAGGATATAACTCAGAACATAGAGGGGAACATGATGGTAACTGGACAGTGGTTTTATCGTCCTGAGGAGGCTCAAAAAAGAGGAGGTGGAAATTGGCAATCTCGTGATACCAGGGAATTGTTCTATAGTTTCCACCACGATGATGTTCCTGCAGAATCTGTGATGCACAAGTGCGTAGTGCACTTTATCCCTCTAAACAAGCAGATTCCAAATCGCAAACAGCATCCTGGTTTTATTGTGCAGAAGGTGTATGACACTGAACAAAGGAGATTGTTTAAGCTAACTGATAAGGACTATGAAGATACCAAACAGGGTGAACTTGATGAGCTTGTTCAGAAAACTTTAGCACGGCTTGGTGATATCCCTGACATTGAGACAGAAGATAACCATACTGATCAGGAAGATCAGGTGAAGAATAAGAGATTGCTTCGGAGGAAAAACATGTCACCTCTTGACGTCTCTAGGGACGATGAGGTGATGACAAAGTCGGGTCAACCCCTAAAAGCTGAAACACCTGGGAGTGTTACAAGTAATACTTCCGAATACTACACAATTCTCTCTAACTTTAAGGCCCTAACAGGTGAAACGCAGCGCGACAAATGGTTAGAAAGGCTTCTTCAAGGAATTCAATTCATATGCACTCCCATGGACAGGGGGCAGAGTGATGCTAAAGAGGACTTACATAACAGTAGCTCAAAAGGTGCAAATGGAGCTCAAGAGAAAAGT GGTGACACTACTTTTGTCTGGCCTGATTCTGCTGTTCCTGCTGTAACTGCTCTTGAGAAAGCCTCACATGATGCCCTTTCTACAGATTTTCAGAAGTATAACCAAAAGATGAGGCAGTTGGTATTCAATCTTAAG AATAATGCATTACTGGCGAGACGTCTATTGAATGGAGAGTTGGAGCCTTCCAAAATTATGAACATGTCTCCAACTGAGTTAAAG GAGGGTTTAACAGCAGAGGAGATAGCAAGCAAGGAGCCTGAAGAGTCTAAGCGCATGCAG ATGACTGATGCTCGCTGCAAAAGATGCACAGAGAAAAAAGTGGGTGTAACAGACATCATCCAAGCTGGACATGGAGATCGATATCAG TTTTCTTGGTTTTGTGATTATAGTTGGAGTGTATTGCTTGCGGGAATACATGGTATGCCTCTAGAGATGACGCGTCTACACTGA
- the LOC127813127 gene encoding uncharacterized protein LOC127813127 isoform X3 has product MGNRRFALVATSDDEDDAPPPLRDKEEEQQQQPTSQRKRKKMKLPDEEEREEEEEGEERAKRRNRTREEEQSRNGGGGEDEEAQEDAKPVGEVRKISGKRKTRLTHYSAFEYDGVRYELEDSVLLVPEAPNQKPYVAIIKGQILSFPCLMKEYLYCFQDITQNIEGNMMVTGQWFYRPEEAQKRGGGNWQSRDTRELFYSFHHDDVPAESVMHKCVVHFIPLNKQIPNRKQHPGFIVQKVYDTEQRRLFKLTDKDYEDTKQGELDELVQKTLARLGDIPDIETEDNHTDQEDQVKNKRLLRRKNMSPLDVSRDDEVMTKSGQPLKAETPGSVTSNTSEYYTILSNFKALTGETQRDKWLERLLQGIQFICTPMDRGQSDAKEDLHNSSSKGANGAQEKSGDTTFVWPDSAVPAVTALEKASHDALSTDFQKYNQKMRQLVFNLKNNALLARRLLNGELEPSKIMNMSPTELKEGLTAEEIASKEPEESKRMQMTDARCKRCTEKKVGVTDIIQAGHGDRYQVCPKLIRGILECATCQQHLYNSSPWGSVRAI; this is encoded by the exons ATGGGAAACAGGCGGTTCGCATTGGTGGCGACAAGCGACGACGAGGACGATGCGCCGCCGCCGTTGAGGGACAAGGAGgaggagcagcagcagcagccgaCGAGtcagaggaagaggaagaaaatgaagcttCCTGATGAAGAGGAgcgggaagaggaagaagaaggggaagagagaGCCAAAAGGAGGAACAGGACAAGAGAAGAAGAGCAGTCTAGAaatggcggcggcggcgaggaCGAGGAGGCGCAGGAGGATGCCAAGCCTGTTGGCGAAGTCCGTAAGATTTCCGGCAAGCGCAAGACGAGATTGACGCATTACAGTGCCTTTGAGTACGACGGAGTTCGGTATGAGTTG GAGGATTCCGTGCTTTTAGTTCCTGAGGCACCAAATCAAAAACCATATGTGGCAATAATTAAG GGTCAGATTCTTTCATTTCCATGTTTGATGAAGGAATACTTGTATTGCTTTCAGGATATAACTCAGAACATAGAGGGGAACATGATGGTAACTGGACAGTGGTTTTATCGTCCTGAGGAGGCTCAAAAAAGAGGAGGTGGAAATTGGCAATCTCGTGATACCAGGGAATTGTTCTATAGTTTCCACCACGATGATGTTCCTGCAGAATCTGTGATGCACAAGTGCGTAGTGCACTTTATCCCTCTAAACAAGCAGATTCCAAATCGCAAACAGCATCCTGGTTTTATTGTGCAGAAGGTGTATGACACTGAACAAAGGAGATTGTTTAAGCTAACTGATAAGGACTATGAAGATACCAAACAGGGTGAACTTGATGAGCTTGTTCAGAAAACTTTAGCACGGCTTGGTGATATCCCTGACATTGAGACAGAAGATAACCATACTGATCAGGAAGATCAGGTGAAGAATAAGAGATTGCTTCGGAGGAAAAACATGTCACCTCTTGACGTCTCTAGGGACGATGAGGTGATGACAAAGTCGGGTCAACCCCTAAAAGCTGAAACACCTGGGAGTGTTACAAGTAATACTTCCGAATACTACACAATTCTCTCTAACTTTAAGGCCCTAACAGGTGAAACGCAGCGCGACAAATGGTTAGAAAGGCTTCTTCAAGGAATTCAATTCATATGCACTCCCATGGACAGGGGGCAGAGTGATGCTAAAGAGGACTTACATAACAGTAGCTCAAAAGGTGCAAATGGAGCTCAAGAGAAAAGT GGTGACACTACTTTTGTCTGGCCTGATTCTGCTGTTCCTGCTGTAACTGCTCTTGAGAAAGCCTCACATGATGCCCTTTCTACAGATTTTCAGAAGTATAACCAAAAGATGAGGCAGTTGGTATTCAATCTTAAG AATAATGCATTACTGGCGAGACGTCTATTGAATGGAGAGTTGGAGCCTTCCAAAATTATGAACATGTCTCCAACTGAGTTAAAG GAGGGTTTAACAGCAGAGGAGATAGCAAGCAAGGAGCCTGAAGAGTCTAAGCGCATGCAG ATGACTGATGCTCGCTGCAAAAGATGCACAGAGAAAAAAGTGGGTGTAACAGACATCATCCAAGCTGGACATGGAGATCGATATCAG GTGTGTCCGAAGCTTATCAGAGGCATACTGGAGTGTGCGACATGTCAGCAACACCTGTACAACAGCAGCCCCTGGGGGAGTGTACGTGCTATATAG